In a genomic window of Sulfitobacter sp. THAF37:
- a CDS encoding transporter substrate-binding domain-containing protein encodes MAFTKKLAMATTVLVALTGLAQAQVADDSKLKTVLDRGSLLCSGHNGSFLGFAEVDDQGNWKGVDIDLCRALAAGLFGTSEGNLEIVPISWAQRWPALQSGDIDVVIKVSGWTQSRDTELNLAYSTPYFIGAFQAMAHADLGAQSIADLDGGSICVAAGTSTERATATFLQSNGIEAELLTFENGDELRNAYYETRCDAMVEWAPSLAASNVDAPDGPESHVILPDVIDLEAEGIIVPEGDSDWLDVQNWMLSSLWFAEIEGITSENVDEIRANPPSETVAKFLGVSPGYGQRLGLSDDWAYNMIKEVGNFAEIYDRNLGDGSPYKLPRGINGLYNAGGVFYPFIID; translated from the coding sequence ATGGCATTCACCAAGAAACTCGCGATGGCAACGACGGTGCTGGTGGCGTTGACCGGACTGGCGCAAGCCCAGGTCGCGGATGACAGCAAATTGAAAACCGTGCTCGACCGTGGGTCGCTACTGTGCAGCGGTCATAACGGTTCCTTCCTGGGCTTTGCCGAGGTGGACGATCAAGGCAACTGGAAGGGCGTCGACATTGATCTTTGCCGTGCTCTGGCAGCCGGCCTTTTCGGCACTTCTGAAGGCAACCTCGAAATCGTTCCGATTTCTTGGGCTCAGCGGTGGCCGGCACTTCAGTCGGGCGACATCGACGTCGTCATCAAGGTTTCGGGCTGGACCCAGAGCCGCGACACCGAGCTGAACCTGGCTTATTCGACGCCGTACTTCATCGGTGCATTCCAGGCGATGGCCCATGCCGATCTGGGCGCACAGTCGATCGCCGACCTTGATGGTGGTTCGATCTGCGTCGCGGCGGGGACCTCCACCGAGCGCGCAACAGCGACATTCCTGCAATCGAACGGCATCGAGGCGGAACTTCTGACATTCGAAAACGGCGACGAGCTGCGCAACGCCTATTACGAGACGCGCTGCGACGCGATGGTCGAGTGGGCACCGAGCCTTGCTGCAAGCAATGTCGATGCCCCGGATGGGCCTGAGAGCCATGTGATCCTTCCCGACGTCATCGACCTGGAAGCGGAAGGCATCATAGTTCCCGAAGGCGACTCTGACTGGCTTGATGTCCAGAACTGGATGCTTTCGTCGCTCTGGTTTGCAGAAATCGAAGGAATCACGTCGGAGAACGTCGACGAAATTCGTGCCAACCCGCCGTCCGAGACGGTCGCCAAGTTTCTCGGGGTCAGCCCGGGCTATGGTCAGCGACTGGGTCTGTCGGATGACTGGGCCTACAACATGATCAAGGAAGTAGGGAACTTCGCCGAAATCTATGACCGTAATCTCGGTGATGGCTCGCCCTACAAGCTTCCTCGTGGGATCAACGGCCTCTACAACGCCGGCGGCGTGTTCTACCCCTTCATCATCGATTGA
- a CDS encoding amino acid ABC transporter permease, with protein MTAFLKDRRVRDNGLQMAFVGSILLLFVVFFVTARANLEAQGLTSGFGFLERTTGWRISFSLIDYSTSSTYARAILVGILNSLFLGAIALPLATILGITIGVMRTSGNGMAELVGTSFVELFRNVPLILQLLFWYTLLLALPSPRDIEPFLGSIALTGRGIYIPGLNVTGGSVFIVGLIVMAAIGLALWMRAKRWPDLHLEKAGREKRGVWGAAIILALIVLWLGRIPDTPLVSIPEQRGLNFREGIRISPELMACVVAISIYGAAYIAEIVRAGFNAVPKGQGEAGQALGLTDWQIFSRIRLPLAIRIVMPTLINQYVWLFKATTIGIAISFTDFFMVISTSINQSGQTLELIAILMGGFLIINYTIAWVLNRVNDAIKLKGTQLRI; from the coding sequence ATGACTGCATTCCTCAAGGACAGGCGCGTTCGCGACAACGGCCTTCAAATGGCGTTCGTCGGGTCCATTCTGCTTTTGTTCGTTGTGTTTTTTGTGACGGCTCGCGCCAACCTTGAAGCGCAGGGTCTGACCTCGGGTTTCGGTTTCCTTGAACGCACTACAGGCTGGCGGATCAGCTTCTCGTTGATCGATTACAGCACGTCCTCGACGTATGCCCGCGCAATACTTGTGGGTATTCTCAATTCTCTGTTTCTCGGGGCCATCGCGCTTCCTCTGGCAACTATTCTGGGCATCACCATCGGCGTAATGCGCACTTCGGGAAATGGCATGGCGGAGCTTGTAGGTACGAGCTTCGTTGAGCTTTTCCGCAACGTGCCACTCATCTTGCAACTGCTGTTCTGGTACACGCTGCTACTTGCACTGCCGTCACCGCGCGACATCGAACCTTTCCTAGGTAGCATCGCGCTGACCGGACGCGGCATCTACATCCCCGGCCTCAACGTGACCGGCGGCTCTGTTTTCATCGTAGGCCTGATCGTAATGGCCGCCATTGGACTCGCACTCTGGATGCGCGCAAAACGATGGCCGGACCTGCATCTGGAAAAAGCTGGCCGCGAAAAGCGGGGCGTATGGGGGGCGGCAATCATACTCGCTTTGATCGTTCTCTGGCTCGGCCGCATCCCGGACACGCCGCTTGTGAGCATTCCCGAACAACGTGGCCTCAACTTTCGCGAAGGGATCCGCATCTCGCCAGAACTGATGGCCTGCGTGGTTGCCATTTCCATCTACGGGGCTGCCTACATCGCTGAGATTGTACGCGCGGGATTCAATGCCGTTCCGAAAGGGCAGGGAGAAGCTGGCCAGGCTTTGGGTCTGACTGATTGGCAAATATTCAGCCGGATTCGCCTTCCGCTGGCAATTCGTATCGTGATGCCGACGCTAATCAATCAATATGTCTGGCTTTTCAAGGCGACTACGATTGGCATTGCGATCAGCTTCACCGATTTCTTTATGGTGATCTCAACTTCGATCAACCAGTCCGGCCAGACGTTGGAACTCATCGCCATCCTGATGGGCGGCTTTCTGATCATCAACTACACAATTGCCTGGGTGCTGAACCGCGTGAATGACGCGATTAAGCTGAAAGGCACTCAGCTGAGGATTTGA
- a CDS encoding amino acid ABC transporter permease — MAHAADSPQPRFFDRIRSRYFATWRDTAVTVIFAAFVAWVLWSLIEWAILGATFAPNSGDTCRGNLHGGACWSVVSTRWRIVLFGLYPFEEQWRSAIACMVMIVVAILSCVPWFWSAKRLAPLWIAGFATFYVLMRGGFFGLTEVKEQNWGGLSLTIFIFAGVSLLGMPLAIIFALLRRSNLPWIARTMALVIDVIRSLPLLSIMFTFAIVLPFVLPAGLTGDKLYRVIVGYALFFACYQAEIIRGGMQALPNGQEEAAKALGLGYWHRIGYIILPQAFRNALPPTINQFVITFKETSLVTIIGFFDVMASGRAASGTAEWNFATIEMYVFVGLIFFVFVFSLSRYGAYLERRLGVGRR, encoded by the coding sequence ATGGCACATGCCGCTGATTCTCCGCAGCCGAGGTTTTTCGACAGGATAAGATCAAGGTACTTTGCGACATGGCGCGATACAGCTGTCACCGTCATTTTCGCGGCCTTTGTGGCTTGGGTACTCTGGTCTCTGATCGAATGGGCAATTCTCGGGGCAACTTTCGCCCCCAATTCTGGGGATACCTGCCGGGGAAACCTCCACGGAGGCGCATGCTGGTCCGTCGTTTCGACACGCTGGCGGATCGTTCTCTTCGGTCTCTATCCGTTTGAAGAACAATGGCGCTCGGCGATCGCATGCATGGTCATGATCGTTGTCGCGATCTTGTCCTGCGTACCTTGGTTTTGGTCAGCCAAACGCCTTGCACCGCTCTGGATTGCAGGCTTTGCGACCTTCTATGTGCTTATGCGAGGCGGCTTCTTTGGTCTGACCGAAGTAAAGGAGCAGAACTGGGGCGGCTTGTCGCTGACGATCTTCATTTTCGCAGGAGTGAGTCTTCTCGGTATGCCACTTGCGATCATTTTCGCGCTCCTGCGCCGTTCGAACCTGCCGTGGATTGCGCGGACGATGGCGCTCGTGATCGACGTGATCCGCTCGCTCCCGCTTCTGTCGATCATGTTCACATTTGCCATCGTGCTCCCATTTGTGCTGCCGGCCGGTCTGACTGGAGACAAGCTCTACCGCGTCATTGTCGGTTACGCGCTATTCTTCGCTTGTTACCAAGCCGAGATCATCCGCGGCGGTATGCAGGCACTTCCGAACGGTCAGGAAGAAGCCGCGAAGGCACTCGGACTCGGTTACTGGCATCGGATTGGCTATATCATCCTGCCACAGGCATTCCGCAATGCGCTGCCACCGACGATCAACCAGTTCGTCATCACCTTCAAGGAAACGTCGCTGGTCACAATCATCGGTTTCTTCGATGTAATGGCGTCAGGCAGAGCTGCGTCCGGTACTGCGGAATGGAATTTCGCGACGATCGAAATGTACGTGTTTGTCGGCCTTATCTTTTTCGTCTTCGTTTTCTCGCTGTCGCGCTACGGCGCCTATCTCGAACGCCGTCTTGGCGTTGGTCGCCGGTAA
- a CDS encoding amino acid ABC transporter ATP-binding protein: MSDLAIRIENMNKYYSAFHALKDIDLEVSKGEKVVICGPSGSGKSTLIRCINRLEEHQSGLIEVNGTPLDDNVDNIDEIRREAGMVFQNFNLFPHMTVLENCTLAPILAHKISRVEAEKTGMKYLERVKIPEQAHKYPGELSGGQQQRVAIARALCMAPQIMLFDEPTSALDPEMISEVLDVMVGLAEDGMTMVCVTHEMGFARRVADRVIFMADGQIIEEGPPDVFFDNPKNERTKAFLSQIVGH; this comes from the coding sequence ATGTCCGATCTCGCCATCCGCATCGAAAATATGAATAAGTACTACTCAGCGTTTCATGCCCTGAAGGACATCGATCTTGAGGTGTCGAAAGGCGAGAAGGTTGTAATCTGTGGCCCCTCTGGCTCTGGGAAATCGACGCTCATCCGCTGCATCAACCGGTTGGAGGAACACCAGTCCGGTCTGATCGAGGTCAACGGAACACCACTGGATGATAACGTCGACAACATCGACGAGATCCGGCGTGAAGCGGGTATGGTTTTTCAGAACTTTAACCTGTTCCCGCACATGACCGTGTTGGAAAACTGCACGCTGGCGCCGATCCTTGCGCACAAAATCAGCCGTGTTGAGGCAGAGAAGACAGGGATGAAATACCTGGAACGGGTCAAGATTCCCGAACAGGCGCACAAGTACCCCGGCGAGCTCTCGGGAGGTCAGCAACAGCGGGTGGCCATCGCCCGCGCCCTTTGCATGGCGCCACAAATCATGCTATTCGACGAGCCTACCTCGGCGCTTGATCCCGAGATGATCTCGGAGGTTTTGGACGTTATGGTAGGTCTGGCCGAGGACGGCATGACAATGGTTTGCGTCACACATGAGATGGGTTTTGCTCGACGGGTAGCAGACCGCGTGATCTTCATGGCGGATGGACAGATCATCGAAGAGGGTCCGCCGGATGTGTTCTTCGACAATCCAAAAAACGAACGGACGAAGGCTTTTCTCAGCCAAATCGTGGGTCATTAG